A part of Bacteroidota bacterium genomic DNA contains:
- a CDS encoding RNA-binding protein gives MIAIGKKQVLKAMRFEPEGVYLGNEENEVLLPRKQVPAGLRNNDEITVFVYHDGDGAVVATTMEPKGVLDDIVALDVVSVTPNGAYLNMGIPKDVLLHKSQIRNNVEPGDTVVVKLILDYDGRLAATELIEGWLDNSPLTVEEKDMVELVILRETDLGYNVAVNGKHIGLLHYSDVFRHVKPGDTFAGHIKRILPENKLDVAEGKHGYQRVEDELGKILRLLDENEGFLPFHDKSEAEDIYAYFAMSKKTFKKAVGALYKQRIIKLSEEGIHKV, from the coding sequence ATGATTGCAATTGGTAAAAAACAGGTTTTAAAGGCAATGCGTTTTGAACCGGAAGGGGTTTATCTCGGAAATGAAGAAAATGAAGTCCTCTTACCCCGCAAACAGGTGCCTGCCGGTTTACGCAACAACGATGAAATAACGGTATTTGTATATCACGATGGCGACGGCGCTGTTGTAGCCACAACCATGGAACCTAAAGGGGTTTTAGATGATATTGTTGCCCTTGATGTGGTAAGTGTAACTCCTAATGGTGCCTATCTTAATATGGGCATTCCAAAAGATGTGTTGCTGCACAAAAGCCAGATCAGAAACAATGTAGAACCCGGCGATACCGTTGTGGTAAAACTCATTCTTGATTATGACGGAAGGCTTGCAGCTACCGAGCTGATTGAGGGCTGGCTGGATAATTCGCCGCTAACTGTCGAAGAAAAAGACATGGTTGAACTCGTTATTTTGCGCGAAACCGACTTGGGTTATAACGTTGCCGTTAATGGCAAACATATCGGCTTGCTGCACTATTCTGATGTTTTTCGGCATGTGAAGCCGGGAGATACTTTTGCTGGTCATATTAAACGAATTTTACCCGAAAACAAGCTGGATGTTGCCGAAGGAAAACACGGTTATCAGCGTGTGGAAGATGAATTGGGCAAAATTTTACGGCTTTTGGATGAAAATGAAGGCTTTTTGCCTTTCCACGATAAAAGTGAAGCGGAAGATATTTACGCCTACTTCGCCATGAGCAAAAAAACGTTTAAAAAAGCTGTTGGTGCTTTATACAAACAGCGTATCATAAAATTATCGGAAGAAGGTATTCACAAAGTATGA
- a CDS encoding DUF1415 domain-containing protein — MITDAEVILQTETWIKKVVIDCHFCPFAAAPVKQQSVRYVVGNQLDLQQVLEMVLAECVFLDEHDATETTFIILPDSFPDFMKYLDVVADAEDAMAAAGYEGIYQLAGFHPLYLFAGSDEQDAANYTNRSIFPMLHLLREASIDKALENYATPEKIPENNIDFARKKGLVYMKMLRDSVMTK, encoded by the coding sequence ATGATTACCGATGCAGAAGTAATTCTGCAAACGGAAACGTGGATTAAAAAAGTGGTAATCGATTGCCATTTTTGCCCTTTTGCTGCAGCGCCTGTAAAACAACAAAGTGTTCGTTATGTTGTTGGCAATCAATTGGATTTACAGCAGGTTCTTGAAATGGTATTAGCCGAATGTGTTTTTTTAGATGAACATGACGCTACAGAAACAACCTTTATTATTTTACCGGACAGCTTTCCTGATTTTATGAAATATTTAGATGTGGTTGCCGATGCAGAGGATGCCATGGCTGCGGCTGGGTATGAAGGAATATATCAATTAGCCGGATTCCACCCTTTGTATTTATTTGCCGGCAGTGATGAACAGGATGCGGCAAATTATACCAATCGCTCAATATTTCCCATGTTGCATTTGTTGCGGGAAGCCAGCATAGATAAGGCTTTAGAAAATTATGCCACGCCGGAAAAAATACCCGAAAACAATATCGATTTTGCCCGAAAAAAAGGATTGGTTTATATGAAAATGTTGCGCGACAGTGTAATGACTAAATAA
- a CDS encoding DUF3817 domain-containing protein: MEQAWYKTEIGRFRKVAIFEGISFLLLLFIAMPLKYGANIPQAVDIMGWIHGMLFISYMFTGLNVKIAHDWSFKKTALAVVASIIPFGPFILDKKILSKENEA, from the coding sequence ATGGAGCAGGCATGGTATAAAACCGAAATTGGCCGGTTTAGAAAGGTTGCCATTTTTGAAGGCATTTCATTTTTGTTATTATTATTTATTGCAATGCCATTAAAATATGGCGCAAATATTCCGCAAGCAGTAGATATAATGGGATGGATTCATGGCATGCTTTTTATAAGTTATATGTTTACCGGATTAAATGTAAAAATTGCACACGATTGGTCGTTTAAAAAAACTGCATTAGCCGTTGTTGCATCCATTATTCCATTCGGACCATTTATTTTAGATAAAAAAATATTATCGAAAGAAAATGAAGCTTAA